Proteins encoded within one genomic window of Christensenellaceae bacterium:
- a CDS encoding terminase family protein, which produces MNEIIYRLRQIYNETRRRFENNKIFRYNTGEIVHKKQLEFHKSPARNRWVFGGNRSGKTECGAVEAIFLARGIHPYRKNKPSVSGWVVSLSTQVQRDVAQKKILEYLNPDWIEDIAMLSGKKDNPEGGVIDYITIKNIFGSVSRIGFKSCDQGREKFQGMSLDFVWFDEEPPQDVYVECRMRVMDKCGDIFATMTPLKGLTFVYNEIYMNTHDPEIWCMFMEWNDNPYLDKNEIMLMENALGADELDTRRSGKFSTALGLVYNDFSPLVHVVEPFAVPHEWYDNISIDPGLKNPLSCHFYAVDFDDNIYVIYEHYEAGRDVAFHAEKIKQIADKLNWPRLSNGSLSALIDSAANQRTLASTKSVVELFLEYGITVNPNVNKDLFSGINRVKSYLKTENGPRLFIFNNCVNLIREFKGYFWGLGDSPVKKDDHALDELRYYIMSRPENRKQNMKTMVQKHKEQLYRKIKRQKL; this is translated from the coding sequence ATGAATGAAATTATTTACAGACTTAGGCAGATTTATAATGAAACCCGGCGCAGATTTGAAAACAATAAAATTTTTAGATATAACACGGGTGAAATTGTTCACAAAAAACAGCTGGAGTTTCATAAATCCCCTGCGCGCAACCGTTGGGTGTTTGGCGGCAACAGAAGCGGAAAGACCGAATGCGGCGCAGTTGAAGCAATTTTTTTGGCGCGGGGTATTCATCCGTATAGGAAAAATAAGCCCTCAGTCAGCGGTTGGGTGGTGTCGCTCTCAACGCAGGTTCAGAGGGATGTTGCGCAAAAGAAAATTCTTGAATATCTCAATCCCGATTGGATAGAAGATATTGCTATGTTAAGCGGAAAAAAGGATAACCCTGAAGGAGGTGTAATAGATTATATAACCATAAAAAATATTTTTGGGAGTGTCAGCCGCATAGGGTTTAAGAGCTGTGATCAGGGCAGGGAAAAGTTTCAGGGGATGAGCCTTGACTTTGTGTGGTTTGATGAAGAGCCGCCTCAGGATGTTTATGTTGAATGCCGCATGCGTGTTATGGATAAATGTGGCGATATTTTTGCCACCATGACGCCGCTTAAGGGGCTGACATTTGTATATAACGAAATTTATATGAACACTCATGACCCCGAAATTTGGTGCATGTTTATGGAGTGGAATGATAATCCATACCTCGATAAAAACGAAATAATGCTGATGGAAAATGCACTCGGCGCTGATGAACTTGACACACGAAGAAGCGGCAAATTTAGCACCGCTCTTGGTCTCGTGTATAATGACTTTTCGCCCCTTGTGCACGTTGTGGAGCCTTTTGCGGTTCCACACGAGTGGTATGATAATATTTCTATCGACCCGGGGCTTAAAAATCCTCTGTCTTGTCACTTTTATGCAGTGGATTTTGATGATAATATTTATGTGATATATGAGCATTATGAGGCAGGCCGTGATGTAGCCTTTCATGCCGAAAAGATAAAACAAATTGCCGACAAACTGAATTGGCCGCGTCTTAGTAACGGCAGTCTTTCTGCGCTTATTGACAGTGCAGCAAATCAGCGTACTCTTGCTTCAACCAAAAGTGTGGTGGAGTTATTTTTAGAATACGGCATAACCGTCAATCCGAATGTCAACAAGGATTTGTTTAGCGGCATCAATCGTGTAAAGAGTTATCTTAAAACCGAAAATGGACCTAGACTTTTTATATTTAATAATTGTGTAAATCTAATAAGGGAATTTAAGGGCTATTTTTGGGGGTTGGGCGACAGTCCTGTTAAAAAGGATGACCATGCGCTTGATGAGCTTAGATATTATATAATGTCGCGACCTGAAAACAGAAAACAAAATATGAAAACCATGGTGCAAAAACATAAGGAGCAGTTGTATAGGAAAATAAAACGACAAAAATTGTGA